In the Pseudomonas sp. DTU_2021_1001937_2_SI_NGA_ILE_001 genome, one interval contains:
- a CDS encoding efflux transporter outer membrane subunit encodes MRTFTYRLDPLKRLPLLAWACTALALGGCMLGPDYQRPPVALDPQWQAPLPHGGSVSGLQHWWQQFNDPALTQLLRMAEADSPSMDQAWANIAQARATLGSREADAWPQVNGQYQVGRGGQRQGEQKVGGSGYAKTLDASWELDLFGKLRRNNEAGQARLEARVDDWHDARVSLAAQVANDYVQYRGCQLLSQLYADQLRSQQATADATRQSLQAGLISSADAALADASAASSQSALIEQESQCQLLVKSLVALTGGNEPRLRSVLDATPARLPQPAQLQVTQIPADLVRQRPDIASREREMAAANAEIGVAKADRLPSLSLVGTFTAGAQIGQANRSWTLGPSISLPLLDGGRRLATQRGAEAVYAAAVAAYRQTLRTGVMEVEQALVRLDASGRREASAERASAGYQASFEATDRNWQAGNASLLDRETARRQALEADIQRITLQQDQVRDWINLYKALGGGWQPDAPLARQPSSLPGGGT; translated from the coding sequence ATGCGCACCTTCACGTACCGCCTCGACCCTCTCAAACGCCTGCCTTTATTGGCCTGGGCCTGCACTGCGCTGGCTCTGGGCGGCTGCATGCTGGGCCCGGACTACCAGCGTCCGCCGGTTGCGCTCGACCCGCAATGGCAAGCGCCGTTGCCGCATGGCGGCTCGGTCAGCGGCCTGCAGCACTGGTGGCAGCAATTCAACGACCCGGCGCTGACTCAACTGCTGCGCATGGCCGAGGCCGACAGCCCGAGCATGGATCAGGCCTGGGCCAACATCGCCCAGGCGCGGGCCACGCTGGGCAGCCGTGAGGCCGATGCCTGGCCCCAGGTCAACGGCCAATACCAGGTGGGTCGTGGCGGCCAGCGCCAGGGCGAGCAGAAGGTCGGCGGTTCAGGCTATGCCAAGACCCTGGATGCCAGCTGGGAGCTGGACCTGTTCGGCAAGCTGCGGCGCAACAACGAGGCTGGCCAGGCACGCCTGGAGGCGCGGGTGGATGACTGGCACGACGCGCGCGTGTCGCTGGCGGCGCAGGTGGCCAATGATTACGTGCAGTACCGGGGTTGCCAGTTGCTCAGCCAACTTTACGCAGACCAGCTGCGCTCGCAGCAGGCGACGGCCGATGCCACCCGACAATCCTTGCAGGCTGGCCTGATCTCCAGCGCCGACGCCGCATTGGCCGACGCCAGTGCCGCCAGCAGCCAGTCTGCGCTGATCGAGCAAGAGTCGCAGTGCCAGCTGCTGGTCAAGAGTCTGGTTGCCCTGACCGGCGGCAACGAGCCACGTCTGCGGAGCGTGCTCGACGCGACACCGGCCCGCTTGCCGCAGCCTGCACAGCTGCAGGTGACGCAGATTCCGGCGGACCTGGTCCGGCAACGCCCGGACATCGCCTCGCGTGAGCGGGAAATGGCCGCCGCCAATGCCGAGATCGGCGTCGCCAAGGCCGACCGCCTGCCCAGCCTGAGCCTGGTGGGTACGTTCACCGCCGGTGCGCAGATCGGCCAGGCCAACCGTAGCTGGACCCTGGGGCCGAGCATTTCACTGCCGCTACTCGACGGCGGTCGACGCCTGGCCACCCAGCGTGGCGCCGAAGCGGTATACGCCGCCGCCGTCGCAGCCTATCGGCAGACCCTGCGCACCGGCGTGATGGAGGTGGAGCAGGCGCTGGTGCGGCTGGACGCCAGTGGCCGCCGCGAAGCCTCGGCCGAGCGTGCCAGCGCCGGTTACCAAGCCTCTTTCGAAGCCACCGACCGCAACTGGCAGGCCGGCAATGCCAGCCTGCTGGACCGCGAAACGGCGCGCCGCCAGGCGCTGGAAGCCGACATCCAGCGCATCACCCTGCAACAGGACCAAGTGCGTGACTGGATCAATCTCTACAAAGCCCTGGGCGGCGGTTGGCAGCCCGATGCTCCGCTGGCGCGCCAGCCATCTTCGTTGCCGGGAGGTGGCACATGA
- a CDS encoding aspartate/glutamate racemase family protein, translating into MKQSRRKYAGRTLGIIGGLGSLAGGDLFLKLLKTEPVLADQGRYHLLFEQHPFKDLSLPLSADASMTSRKLYVFQVCQGYAQSDADAVLIPCFASHTFIDELKAELDIPIVDMMQGLKCHLSALAEPGTRLGILASDYVRAAGLFEKHLGDDFELVYPCEVSQVALMQAVYGPAGIKAGYLDGAAIEMLHQVCLDLKSQGVTLLLPGMTEISLVVAELLRRGIDCIDVNQVYAEFATATESPRTGPSFKLGIVGGVGPAATVDFMGKVVKNTPAGRDQDHIKMVVEQNPQIPDRTANLLHNATDPTVAMYSTCKRLEDEGADAIAIPCNTAHAYVERIQDHLRIPIINMLTETIDFIQRTYGSSRQVGLLATSGTLQSRVYHCAAERVGLDLLVPDDAAQALVMRSIYGERGVKAGHTSGPCKDDLLTAAAHLVECGATILILGCTELPLVLPQSDGLLIGTTRVALVDPTTVLAQRCVALALA; encoded by the coding sequence ATGAAACAGTCGAGAAGAAAATACGCTGGACGAACGCTGGGCATCATCGGCGGCCTTGGCTCGCTTGCCGGAGGAGACCTGTTCTTGAAGTTGCTCAAGACTGAACCGGTGCTTGCTGACCAAGGCCGTTACCATCTCCTTTTCGAGCAGCACCCGTTCAAGGATTTATCCTTGCCATTGAGCGCCGACGCCAGCATGACGTCGCGCAAGCTGTACGTGTTTCAGGTGTGCCAAGGGTACGCACAGAGCGACGCCGACGCCGTGCTGATTCCGTGCTTTGCCAGTCATACCTTCATCGATGAACTCAAGGCGGAACTGGATATCCCGATCGTCGACATGATGCAGGGCTTGAAGTGCCATTTGAGCGCGCTGGCCGAGCCTGGAACGCGCTTGGGTATCCTGGCTTCGGACTATGTACGGGCCGCCGGTTTGTTCGAAAAACATCTTGGGGACGACTTCGAACTGGTCTACCCCTGCGAAGTCAGCCAGGTTGCGTTGATGCAGGCGGTCTACGGCCCGGCGGGTATAAAGGCGGGGTATCTGGATGGCGCGGCAATCGAAATGCTGCACCAGGTATGTCTTGACCTCAAAAGCCAGGGGGTCACGCTTTTACTCCCTGGGATGACAGAGATCTCGCTGGTTGTAGCCGAGCTGCTGCGTCGAGGCATCGACTGTATCGACGTAAACCAGGTCTACGCCGAGTTCGCCACTGCAACGGAGTCGCCCCGGACTGGCCCCAGTTTCAAACTGGGCATCGTCGGAGGTGTGGGACCCGCTGCTACGGTCGATTTCATGGGCAAGGTGGTAAAGAACACGCCAGCAGGACGTGACCAGGATCACATCAAGATGGTGGTCGAGCAGAATCCACAGATCCCCGATCGCACGGCCAACCTGCTGCACAACGCAACGGACCCTACGGTAGCGATGTACTCCACCTGCAAGCGCCTGGAGGACGAGGGCGCTGACGCAATCGCCATTCCCTGCAACACCGCCCACGCCTACGTCGAGCGCATCCAGGATCATCTGCGAATTCCGATCATCAACATGCTGACCGAGACGATCGACTTCATTCAACGAACTTACGGCTCATCCAGGCAAGTCGGCCTGCTCGCCACCTCAGGCACCCTCCAGAGCCGGGTATATCACTGCGCGGCAGAACGTGTGGGCCTGGACTTGCTGGTACCCGACGACGCCGCGCAAGCGCTGGTCATGCGCTCGATTTACGGCGAGCGCGGGGTCAAGGCGGGGCATACCAGTGGACCATGCAAAGATGACCTGCTGACAGCGGCGGCTCATTTGGTCGAGTGCGGTGCCACGATCCTGATCCTGGGCTGTACCGAGTTGCCACTGGTCCTTCCTCAGTCGGATGGCTTGCTTATCGGAACGACCCGTGTGGCGCTGGTCGATCCGACTACCGTCCTTGCCCAGCGCTGTGTCGCCTTGGCTCTCGCCTGA
- a CDS encoding dicarboxylate/amino acid:cation symporter: MNNKKLPTYIAVAIVLGIVVGWGCNTYSASPAAAKEMAAYFSLVTDIFLRMIKMIIAPLVFATLVAGISSLGNSGSVGRIGLRSMIWFVSASVFSLALGMLLVNIFQPGAGLNLDLQQAQASGAVTVNAGDFSLKTFISHVFPRSIAEAMANNEILQIVVFSLFFGLALAYVKQQGNERIGALVDDLAKVMFRITDYVMMFAPIGVFAALAAAVTTQGIGLLFDYGKLIGEFYCGVLLLWAVLFAVGYLFLGRSVFRLGKLIREPVLLAFSTASSESAYPKTIDALEKFGASKRVSSFVLPLGYSFNLDGSMMYQAFAIMFIAQAYNIDLSFTQQALILLTLMVTSKGMAGVARASIVVVAATLPMFHLPEAGLLLILAIDQFLDMGRTATNVVGNSIATAVIAKMEDKHEKGALPQASPRSAIQSDPQNA, translated from the coding sequence ATGAACAACAAGAAACTACCCACCTATATCGCCGTTGCGATTGTCCTTGGCATCGTCGTGGGCTGGGGTTGCAATACGTACTCGGCGTCTCCTGCCGCCGCGAAAGAAATGGCCGCGTACTTCAGCCTGGTCACCGATATTTTTCTGCGCATGATCAAAATGATCATCGCGCCCCTGGTGTTTGCGACCCTGGTCGCGGGCATCAGCAGCCTCGGCAACTCCGGCTCGGTCGGCCGAATCGGGTTGCGCTCGATGATCTGGTTCGTAAGCGCCTCGGTGTTCTCTCTTGCACTGGGCATGTTGCTGGTGAACATCTTTCAACCAGGCGCCGGCCTCAACCTGGACCTTCAGCAAGCTCAGGCCTCCGGCGCCGTCACCGTCAATGCAGGTGACTTCAGCCTCAAGACATTCATAAGCCATGTTTTCCCCCGCAGCATCGCCGAGGCCATGGCCAATAACGAGATCCTGCAAATCGTGGTGTTCTCATTGTTCTTCGGTCTGGCGCTCGCTTACGTCAAACAACAGGGCAACGAAAGGATTGGCGCCCTGGTCGATGATCTGGCCAAGGTCATGTTCCGTATCACCGACTACGTCATGATGTTCGCGCCTATTGGCGTTTTTGCAGCGCTTGCAGCAGCGGTGACCACGCAAGGTATCGGGTTGCTGTTCGACTACGGCAAGCTGATTGGCGAGTTCTATTGTGGCGTTCTACTGCTGTGGGCGGTGCTCTTCGCCGTGGGCTACTTGTTCCTTGGTCGTTCGGTGTTCCGGCTTGGCAAGTTGATCCGCGAACCCGTTCTGCTGGCGTTCTCGACCGCCAGCAGCGAGTCGGCCTATCCGAAAACGATCGATGCACTGGAAAAGTTCGGTGCTTCAAAACGCGTTTCCAGCTTCGTCCTTCCATTGGGTTACTCATTCAACCTTGACGGTTCGATGATGTATCAAGCCTTCGCGATCATGTTCATTGCCCAGGCGTACAACATTGATCTGTCATTTACTCAGCAGGCCCTGATTCTGCTGACCTTGATGGTCACCAGTAAGGGCATGGCAGGCGTAGCACGCGCATCCATCGTCGTCGTCGCCGCCACGCTGCCAATGTTCCACCTCCCCGAAGCCGGTCTGCTGCTGATATTGGCTATCGATCAGTTCCTGGACATGGGCCGTACCGCCACCAACGTGGTGGGCAACAGCATTGCCACCGCCGTCATCGCCAAGATGGAAGACAAGCACGAAAAAGGTGCCTTGCCACAGGCGTCACCGCGATCAGCCATTCAGAGCGATCCTCAGAACGCCTGA
- a CDS encoding MFS transporter yields the protein MSGRFDLGRGFYWLWCGESLAVVGTALMEFALGVWVYNHTGSTVAFANAVLAATLPAVLFLPLAGGLADRFSHRAIILCCDLILATLLLGLMALLWTDRLQPLHLYAFNALASVVSAFRKPAYQAAVSLLVKPGKFTKASGLSSLSKNTSALVAPLLAGAIMAHSGLVTILMVDLIAYCAGSLLVVKAFSGLRRVVVDKPEPEPTTGSAQGHVRLALRFLASRRTLLGLLVYTMARGAVVAVATLMMTPLLLSTLGSQALGMAYTWAALGGLAAAGVLIVLGEPRNLLVSATLADAVLAACVMGLGWVAQPWAYYPLVFVAICVAGIADACVNALWMRNLGAASRASVFALISMLTIATTSVLTLLAGFAVDHWLQPAMLPGGAYAAVLGPWLGTGVGRGVGLLLVSLGALLGLLVLALLASRAMRRLGRTVPVSHDRQPEAGQSPLAS from the coding sequence ATGAGCGGGCGTTTCGACCTGGGGCGCGGCTTCTACTGGCTCTGGTGCGGCGAGTCGCTGGCGGTGGTGGGCACCGCACTGATGGAATTCGCCTTGGGCGTATGGGTTTACAACCACACCGGCTCGACCGTGGCGTTTGCCAACGCGGTGCTGGCGGCGACCCTGCCGGCCGTGCTGTTCCTGCCGCTGGCCGGCGGGCTGGCCGACCGCTTCAGTCACCGGGCGATCATTCTGTGCTGCGACCTGATTCTCGCCACGCTGTTGCTCGGCCTGATGGCGCTATTGTGGACCGATCGTCTACAACCCTTGCACCTGTACGCCTTCAACGCCCTGGCGTCAGTGGTCAGTGCCTTTCGCAAGCCGGCCTACCAGGCGGCAGTCAGCCTGCTGGTGAAACCCGGCAAGTTCACCAAGGCCTCGGGGCTGAGCAGCCTGAGCAAGAACACTTCGGCGCTGGTAGCGCCCTTGCTGGCCGGGGCGATCATGGCCCACTCGGGGCTGGTGACCATTCTGATGGTCGACCTGATCGCTTACTGCGCCGGCTCGCTGCTGGTGGTCAAGGCGTTCTCCGGGTTGCGTCGGGTCGTGGTTGACAAGCCCGAGCCTGAACCGACAACCGGCAGCGCCCAGGGGCATGTGCGCCTGGCGCTGCGGTTTCTGGCCAGCCGTCGGACCTTGCTTGGCCTGCTGGTCTACACCATGGCCCGTGGTGCCGTGGTGGCGGTGGCCACCTTGATGATGACGCCCTTGCTGCTCTCGACCCTGGGCAGCCAGGCGCTGGGCATGGCCTACACCTGGGCGGCGCTGGGTGGCCTGGCGGCAGCCGGTGTGCTGATCGTGCTGGGTGAGCCGCGCAACCTGCTGGTCAGCGCGACCCTGGCCGATGCGGTACTGGCCGCCTGTGTCATGGGCCTGGGCTGGGTCGCCCAGCCTTGGGCCTACTACCCGTTGGTGTTCGTCGCCATCTGTGTGGCCGGCATTGCCGATGCCTGCGTGAATGCCTTGTGGATGCGCAACCTGGGCGCCGCCAGTCGCGCCAGCGTGTTCGCCCTGATCAGCATGCTGACCATTGCCACGACCAGTGTCCTGACGCTGCTGGCCGGCTTTGCCGTCGACCACTGGCTGCAACCGGCCATGCTGCCGGGCGGTGCCTATGCTGCCGTCCTGGGACCCTGGCTGGGTACTGGCGTCGGGCGTGGCGTGGGCCTGCTGCTGGTAAGCCTGGGGGCGCTGCTGGGCCTGTTGGTACTCGCCCTGCTGGCTTCGCGGGCGATGCGCCGGCTCGGCCGGACTGTACCGGTTTCACATGACAGACAGCCCGAAGCCGGGCAGTCACCCTTGGCCAGCTAG
- a CDS encoding aspartyl/asparaginyl beta-hydroxylase domain-containing protein translates to MRPSFYDASRFPHLQRLANNWEVIRQEFLALDAPTLTINRVGKSITEIVDEVDQHMQAGGEYGWLWGWGDNMQPMPEWTQYGLVAYDKAIPHVREAMPRTLDLLAQVPGIKLCALLRMEPNVFLGTHAHTGTWEEGLLHMQLTVDAPLEQNYAYLNVNGSFNQSTNGNLVIFDGSLDHFAVNASRGHRTVLYMEFYRDVHMVA, encoded by the coding sequence ATGCGCCCCTCGTTTTATGACGCCAGCCGCTTTCCGCACCTGCAGCGCCTGGCCAACAACTGGGAAGTGATACGCCAGGAATTCCTGGCCCTTGACGCCCCTACACTGACCATCAACCGGGTCGGCAAGTCGATCACCGAAATCGTCGACGAGGTCGACCAGCACATGCAGGCCGGCGGTGAATACGGTTGGCTGTGGGGCTGGGGCGACAACATGCAGCCCATGCCGGAGTGGACCCAGTACGGCCTGGTGGCCTACGACAAGGCCATTCCCCACGTTCGCGAGGCCATGCCGCGCACCCTCGATCTGCTGGCCCAGGTGCCTGGCATCAAGCTGTGCGCGCTGCTGCGCATGGAGCCCAATGTGTTTCTTGGCACCCATGCGCACACCGGCACCTGGGAAGAGGGCCTGTTGCACATGCAACTGACCGTCGATGCGCCACTGGAGCAGAACTACGCCTACCTCAACGTGAACGGCAGCTTCAATCAAAGCACCAATGGCAACTTGGTGATCTTCGACGGCTCGCTGGACCATTTCGCCGTGAACGCCTCACGAGGCCACCGTACGGTGCTGTACATGGAGTTCTACCGCGACGTGCACATGGTCGCCTGA
- a CDS encoding efflux RND transporter periplasmic adaptor subunit, with protein sequence MKPWLRNSLLVAAGVVLVGVLSSRCTPAPPPENDAPSETVSSLSVEVVKPQRQQWPGVLQASGALAAWQEAVINAETSGLRIASLNADVGSQVKKGQVLATLAPETVQAQEQKQLAAVAQARANLEEARSNDRRANVVGQGGSLSDQQREQYRIQVAVAKAALASAEADLRATRINLGQTRILAVDDGVISSRTALLGKVLAAGDELFRLIRGNRIEWQAELDARQLSQVRIGQVARVQLPDGQQVTGQVRLVSPVLDAKTSRALVYVALPVGSPAQAGMYASGRIDLPTRDALTLPDSAVVLRDGRSYVFSVGADQHVKQQLVTLGRRQQQAVEVLSGLDADTPVVRSGGAFLADGAKVTVVPAEGATL encoded by the coding sequence ATGAAACCTTGGCTCCGTAACAGCCTGCTGGTCGCTGCCGGCGTCGTGCTGGTGGGGGTGCTGTCGAGTCGTTGTACACCTGCACCGCCCCCCGAAAACGATGCGCCGAGCGAAACGGTCAGCAGCCTCAGCGTGGAAGTGGTCAAGCCGCAACGCCAGCAGTGGCCCGGCGTGTTGCAGGCCAGTGGCGCGCTGGCGGCCTGGCAAGAGGCGGTGATCAACGCCGAAACCAGCGGCTTGCGTATCGCCAGCCTGAATGCCGATGTCGGCAGCCAGGTGAAAAAAGGCCAGGTGCTGGCGACCCTGGCCCCGGAGACCGTTCAGGCCCAGGAACAGAAACAGCTGGCCGCCGTGGCTCAGGCGCGTGCCAATCTGGAGGAAGCCCGCTCCAACGACCGCCGCGCGAATGTCGTGGGGCAGGGCGGCTCGTTGTCCGACCAGCAGCGCGAGCAGTACCGCATCCAGGTCGCGGTGGCCAAGGCTGCGCTGGCCAGCGCCGAGGCTGATTTGCGGGCAACCCGCATCAACCTTGGCCAGACCAGGATCCTGGCCGTCGACGACGGAGTGATTTCCTCGCGCACGGCGCTGCTGGGCAAAGTGCTGGCCGCTGGCGATGAGCTGTTTCGCCTGATCCGCGGTAATCGCATCGAGTGGCAGGCCGAGCTGGATGCCCGGCAACTGTCCCAGGTGCGGATCGGTCAGGTGGCCCGGGTGCAGTTGCCAGACGGCCAGCAGGTCACCGGCCAGGTGCGCCTGGTGTCGCCCGTGCTGGACGCCAAGACCAGCCGTGCGCTGGTCTATGTGGCGCTGCCGGTTGGCAGCCCGGCCCAGGCCGGCATGTATGCCAGTGGCCGGATCGACCTGCCGACGCGCGACGCGCTGACCCTGCCGGACTCGGCCGTGGTGCTGCGCGACGGGCGTTCGTATGTCTTCAGCGTGGGGGCGGACCAGCACGTCAAGCAGCAGTTGGTGACCCTCGGCCGACGCCAGCAGCAGGCCGTTGAAGTGCTCAGCGGGCTGGATGCCGACACCCCGGTGGTACGCAGCGGCGGTGCGTTCCTGGCCGACGGCGCGAAGGTCACTGTGGTTCCAGCCGAAGGCGCCACCCTATGA
- a CDS encoding efflux RND transporter permease subunit, with protein sequence MNLSAWSIRYPVPGVLLFIVLTLFGWLGFERLPIQDFPDMDLPVVTITASLEGAAPEQLETEVARKLEDRLTSLRLLKHVNTVITDGAVTISVSFEIDKDGDEALMEVRNAVDSAMPGLPANLDTPSVSRLTTSAAPLLSYVVEAPGMDEEALSWFVDNDLAKKLLSVPGIAQIARSGGVDREVQVDLDPALMAGLGVSVAEVDAQLRAMQKDNSGGQGNLGSGQQAVRTLGAIDDPAALARLAIPSADGRLLPLSQLGTVRDGHAERSSLAFHDGKPVIGVQLTRSLGFSDVEVAQGAREAMASFQAQHPQVKITEVSDTVRPILANYHDSMHLLYEGMLLAVLVVGLFLRDWRATLIVATALPLSILPTFGVMYLAGFTLNTISLLALALVIGVLVDDAIVEIENIARHLRGGTPPARAASEAAGEIGLAVLATTFTLVAVFLPTAFMGGVVGKLFRQFGVTASVALLFSLLVARVLTPMMAAYFLKARQESERDGPLMRRYLGWIHLTLTRRRATFLAVTLFFIGTLGLIPWLSTSFLPAQDSGTSKVMLELPPGTTLEQTAQITRQADQRLRAIPEVAHVFSVVGSAKSSASGAAGIIGAGDAVLTVELVPRDQRSIKQSAVESKMREALRSLPGARVDVGGDSSGEKLSIVLASDDGDLLERTAQALEPQLRQIHGIGAVSSSSALQRPEIQMHPDTARAAAQGITSQAIADTLRMATYGQYSSQLGKINLSQRQVDVRVRMDPAVRHDLGLIGQLRVAGRDGQVALASLGELSMGSGPAQITRLDRLRNITLSVELNGRNLGDVMAEARQLPAMQHLPEQVKIVEQGELQLMTELFASFGLAMAIGVLCVYAVLVLLFHDFLQPATILSALPLSLGGALLALILCGMSFSLPSVIGFLMLMGIVTKNSILLVEYAIVARRERGMSRYDALIDACHKRARPIIMTTLAMGGGMLPTALGFGEDPAFRQPMAVIVMGGLLASTVLSLLVVPVIFTWVDDVLQCLKRRLGKG encoded by the coding sequence ATGAACCTTTCGGCCTGGTCGATCCGCTACCCGGTACCGGGTGTGCTGCTGTTCATCGTGCTGACGCTGTTCGGCTGGCTGGGCTTCGAGCGCCTGCCCATCCAGGACTTCCCGGACATGGACCTGCCGGTGGTGACGATCACCGCCTCTCTGGAAGGCGCCGCGCCCGAACAGTTGGAAACCGAGGTGGCGCGCAAGCTCGAGGACCGCCTGACCTCGCTGCGTCTGCTCAAGCACGTGAACACGGTGATCACCGACGGTGCGGTGACCATCAGTGTCAGCTTCGAGATCGACAAGGACGGCGACGAAGCACTGATGGAGGTGCGCAACGCCGTCGACAGCGCCATGCCGGGGCTGCCGGCCAACCTCGACACACCGTCGGTGTCGCGCCTGACCACCAGTGCCGCGCCGTTGCTCAGCTACGTGGTCGAAGCGCCGGGGATGGACGAGGAGGCGTTGTCGTGGTTCGTCGATAACGACCTGGCGAAGAAGCTCCTGAGTGTCCCCGGCATTGCCCAGATCGCCCGTAGCGGCGGGGTCGATCGGGAAGTACAGGTGGACCTGGACCCGGCACTGATGGCCGGGCTGGGTGTCAGCGTGGCCGAGGTCGATGCCCAGCTCAGGGCCATGCAGAAGGACAACTCCGGCGGCCAGGGCAACCTGGGCAGCGGCCAGCAGGCGGTGCGTACCTTGGGCGCGATCGACGACCCCGCAGCGCTGGCCCGGCTGGCGATTCCCAGCGCCGACGGGCGACTGTTGCCGCTGAGCCAGCTGGGTACTGTCCGCGACGGCCATGCCGAGCGCAGCAGCCTGGCCTTTCATGACGGCAAGCCGGTGATCGGCGTGCAGTTGACCCGTTCGCTGGGCTTCTCCGACGTGGAGGTGGCGCAGGGCGCACGCGAAGCGATGGCCAGCTTCCAGGCCCAGCACCCGCAGGTGAAGATCACCGAGGTCAGCGACACCGTGCGGCCGATCCTGGCCAACTACCACGACTCGATGCACCTTCTTTACGAGGGCATGCTGCTGGCGGTGCTGGTGGTCGGGCTGTTCCTGCGCGACTGGCGCGCCACGCTGATCGTCGCCACGGCGTTGCCGCTGTCGATCCTGCCGACCTTCGGGGTGATGTACCTGGCAGGCTTCACCCTCAACACCATCTCTCTGCTGGCCCTGGCGCTGGTGATCGGGGTGCTGGTGGACGATGCCATCGTCGAGATCGAGAACATCGCCCGCCACTTGCGTGGGGGGACGCCGCCGGCCCGCGCGGCCAGCGAGGCGGCGGGTGAAATCGGCCTGGCGGTGCTGGCCACGACCTTCACGCTGGTCGCGGTGTTCCTGCCCACCGCCTTCATGGGCGGCGTGGTGGGCAAACTGTTTCGCCAGTTCGGCGTGACCGCTTCGGTGGCGCTGCTGTTTTCGCTGCTGGTGGCGCGGGTGCTCACGCCGATGATGGCCGCGTATTTCCTCAAGGCCCGCCAGGAGTCCGAGCGCGACGGCCCGCTCATGCGGCGCTACCTGGGCTGGATTCACCTGACCCTGACCCGGCGCCGTGCCACTTTCCTGGCCGTCACGCTGTTCTTCATCGGTACCCTGGGGTTGATCCCCTGGCTGTCCACCAGCTTCCTGCCCGCGCAGGACAGTGGCACCAGCAAGGTGATGCTGGAGCTGCCGCCGGGCACCACGCTCGAACAGACCGCGCAGATCACCCGGCAGGCCGACCAGCGCCTGCGGGCGATTCCCGAGGTCGCGCATGTGTTCAGCGTGGTGGGCTCGGCGAAAAGCTCGGCCTCAGGCGCGGCGGGCATCATCGGCGCCGGCGATGCGGTCCTTACCGTCGAACTGGTGCCCCGCGACCAGCGTTCGATCAAGCAGAGCGCGGTGGAGTCGAAGATGCGCGAGGCGCTACGCAGCCTCCCGGGCGCACGTGTCGATGTGGGGGGGGACAGCAGCGGCGAAAAGCTCAGCATCGTACTGGCCAGTGACGACGGCGACCTGCTGGAGCGCACCGCACAGGCGCTGGAGCCGCAATTGCGGCAAATTCACGGCATTGGCGCGGTGTCCTCCAGCAGCGCCTTGCAACGCCCGGAGATCCAGATGCATCCGGACACGGCGCGCGCGGCGGCACAGGGCATCACCAGCCAGGCCATCGCCGACACCCTGCGCATGGCCACCTACGGGCAATACAGCTCGCAACTGGGCAAGATCAACCTGTCGCAGCGCCAGGTGGATGTGCGGGTGCGCATGGACCCGGCGGTGCGCCACGACCTGGGGCTGATCGGCCAGCTACGGGTCGCTGGCCGCGACGGCCAGGTGGCGCTCGCCTCGCTGGGCGAGCTGAGCATGGGCAGTGGCCCGGCGCAGATCACCCGCCTGGACCGCTTGCGCAACATCACGCTGTCAGTGGAACTCAATGGCCGTAACCTGGGCGATGTCATGGCCGAGGCGCGGCAACTGCCAGCCATGCAGCATCTGCCCGAACAGGTGAAGATCGTCGAGCAGGGCGAGCTGCAGCTGATGACCGAGCTGTTCGCCAGCTTCGGCCTGGCGATGGCTATCGGTGTGTTGTGCGTGTATGCGGTGCTGGTGCTGCTGTTCCACGACTTCCTGCAACCGGCGACCATTCTCTCGGCGCTGCCGCTGTCGCTGGGCGGCGCGCTGCTGGCGCTGATCCTGTGTGGCATGAGCTTTTCGCTGCCGTCGGTGATCGGCTTCCTGATGCTGATGGGGATCGTGACCAAGAACTCCATCCTGCTGGTGGAATACGCCATCGTCGCGCGCCGTGAAAGGGGCATGAGCCGTTACGACGCGCTGATCGATGCCTGCCACAAGCGCGCGCGGCCGATCATCATGACCACCCTGGCGATGGGCGGCGGCATGCTGCCCACCGCCCTGGGCTTCGGCGAAGACCCGGCGTTCCGCCAGCCGATGGCGGTGATCGTGATGGGCGGTCTGTTGGCCTCGACCGTGCTGAGCCTGCTGGTGGTACCGGTGATCTTCACCTGGGTGGACGACGTGCTGCAGTGCCTGAAGCGGCGGCTGGGCAAGGGGTAG